CCCATGTCATTGGTTGGAACTTTGAAAACGGGATATTGGAATATTCCCATCCGGCCTTATCCAGTTCGCGGGCAACCGCCCAATAGCCGATGCTGGGTTCGAGTGATTCGAAGAGGTATACTCTCAGATGGCCGGTTTTTACCATCGGGTTATATGACCAGAATCCGATGCCATTCTGATTCGTGAGATCGAATTGTTTCAGATCTCGCCCGATTCCACCCCAGTCCGGTCTTTCAATATTGTTGAACTGGCAGGTTATTTTGATAGAGCTGGAACCGGATTTCACGTTTATGGTATCGAGAGCATTTGTACAGACATCTCCCGGCCCGGCAAATGGGAGCCACGCAGTTGTATCTTCCATGGGATCGGACAGGGGCTTGGAAGATTTTTGAGTCGGAGTTGGCGGGGGTGAGGTAAATTTCAGTGTATTAAGACTGCTTTCGAAAATTGACTGATATTTATCATAACTGGCTGTGGGAGTTGTCAATGTAAAAACATACCAATGATCTTGATCTATTAAAAAAGAGATTTTTTGACGAACTTTTACACTTTTGAATACTGTGTCATAAACAAGAACTCGTGCATCCCGATCTCCTACTTTTGTCCTTTCTTCAGATACCAATTGAAAATTATATTCCGATCCTAGCCTCGTGAGCTCTAATTTTGTTGCTGATACCACATCATCTATTCCAAAACCCATTGTATTATTGACATTAACATTTATGGAACTTGCAGAATTTGTGTCTTTGAATGCGATTATTACTCCTTTTTGACTGTTATCTACAATCCATCCCGCCGGGGGATCAAATGAGAAGCCATATTGAGAATTTGTGTAAGCACTTGTCACAGTGACAAGCAGCACTAAGGCAATTGATAATCCAATACAATACATCACTGTGTTCCGGGAATATCCCGAATGCGATTGCGTTCTGAAAACAACCACCATATCCAGGTCACATACCTTTATTGAAGGGGAATTGCTCGTAAAATATTTAAAGAATGTTTTTTAATCAAAACAATTCTATCAATTATAATATGTCCCGCACCTCCGAATTCCTTCGGACTCTATGTTATATCGATGGCGGAATTCTCCTGTTCACAACAGTATTACGATTAAACCAAGGGGACATTAACGCGTTATTTATTCTTATCCCCGCGCTTCTCTCATTCGCTGCAGGCAGATATTATACTACACATAAGGATTATGTTTCATTCTGGTCCCTCCTCATATCGGGAGGCTTGGGTTATGTAATGCTCATTAATCAGAATCCTTACTATCCTGACCCAGTCGGGACAGTATTAATGAAATTCCTCCTGCTCGCGTTCCCGCAAACAGTGATCCTGATCCTTACAATAAAAATCAAGGGTTTTGTCCTGTATCCAAAGGATGAGCCTGCTATACAAAACAAAGCTACCTTTTCCCCAGATAAAGGTGTAAAACCGTTATCCTCAACCGGCCATCACGACGTCTTCATCAGCCATGCACAGGCAGACAAACCTGTAGCAGATGCCGTATGTGCCCGGCTTGAAGCTGCCAACATCCGCTGCTGGATTGCACCCCGTGACGTTCCACCCGGCAAGGATTTCCCGGAAGCCATCATTGAGGGCATAGAAGGGAGCCGGGTGATGGTTCTCATCTTCTCGTCCCATTCCAATAACTCAAAACATGTCATCCGCGAACTTACGAGTGCAGTCAACAAGGGGCTCGTCATCGTCCCGTTCCGGATTGAGGATATCATTCCTTCAAAGTCCATGGAGTACCTCATCAACATTCCTCACTGGCTTGACGCACTGACTCCCCCGCTGGAACAACATCTCGAAACTCTTACGGATCGGATTGTACACATTTTACAGGATATTCCATTGCCTGAGAAATAGAGAAGATCATTTTTTCTGATGCAGAATCGGGAGCCTCTGCATAGCCACAAATTTTTTTATCTATATTCAGACTTAAAATTAAATACGGCATAACCAGAAAATATTATTTAAATTGTGATGGTACTGATCGTATGAAAGCGAAGTCATTTGTGATATTCGTATTAATAATCCTGACAATTACGGCTCTGTAGAAAACCTGATCTAAAACAGAGTTGTACCGACGACCGAAAGAGCTAAGGTACGGTGTCTCCTTACCTTGTTATGCAATCAACCTGTAAGGAGACGATATAGTGTCAGCAAACCGGTATATCAGGTTTGTTGAAATATCATCCGGATTGATCAAAGATTCAAGAATTCCTCTTTTCTCTTCCAAGTTCTCAAGAAAAACCTATACCCAACACCAGTTACTCATTCTCCTTCTCCTGAAAGAATATCTGTCTGAAGATTACCGGGACACGATCGAACTAACTGAGATCATGGATTCTCTCAGAGAGAAGATTCACCTCGATGAAGTACCTCATTTCACGACTATCCAGAAGTTCTGTCAACGGATCCGATCATTCACTTTCACCCGGTTACTTAACCGGCTCATGAAAATGTTCTACGACTGGGGCGAGAGGATCCCTTGTACTGCTATCGATTCATCCGGGTTCACCAGCTCCTATGCCAGCCATTATTATTCGTGGAGAACCGGTAAGACCAGAAAACGGTTCCTGAAAACCTCGATCTCCGTTGATACTGATCGTCAGATTATCACCGGTCTGAAGATCTCCCAGCACCCGGTCCATGATATCCCTCACGCTGAAAAACTCCTGAAACAAACTCACAGAACCAGACAATCCGACCTCTATGTCATGGACAAAGGATACGACTCTGAAGAGATCCATGAATTGATCCGGGACTCCCTCAACTCCTGTTCCCTTATCCCGGTCAGAAACAGAAAACGGAAACGAATCTCCGGGTATTACCGAAGACGAATCGCTCAGTCATTCGATGAAGATAAGTATCATCAGAGAAATAAGGTCGAAACGGTATTCTCCGTCCTGAAAAGAAAGTTCGGAGAAGCCCTCAAGGCTCGAAAATACAGACTCCAGATCAAGGAGATCAAAATTAAAGTGATCCTCTATAACCTCTCAAGAATGATGTTAACAATTTCAGTTCTTATTCGTATTGAGGAATTCTACAGAGCCACAATTACAACAATCGGTTGCGTGCAGAACACTTCAAATCCTGCCAAGGTAACAACCGGTATTCAGGCATCCCCGACAGCAGTTTCTTCTGCCGGCACCCCGGAAATATCGCCCGCTCCCGGAACGACCGCCGCTGGTACAAAAACCAGTATTGTCACACCTCCCGTACTCACCAAGGTCATTAAAGACAGTGACCTGCTATTCTCATTAAAAGTACCTGAAAATTATTATGGGGCGACGAGAAGGTTATCGAACAGGGAGGGTTACTCGGGAATGATCTTTGCATCCGATATCGTAGATAAGAGTAACAGGAATCCGCAGTCAATTGAGAACTCTACCGACGATGGGTTGTATATACTAACCTATGGTATCGCGAGGAACCAGGACCAGGATCTACGCAACTGGATCCGCGAACACTGGGTAAAGCCTGTCGAAACAT
Above is a genomic segment from Methanoregula sp. containing:
- a CDS encoding PsbP-related protein, encoding MYCIGLSIALVLLVTVTSAYTNSQYGFSFDPPAGWIVDNSQKGVIIAFKDTNSASSINVNVNNTMGFGIDDVVSATKLELTRLGSEYNFQLVSEERTKVGDRDARVLVYDTVFKSVKVRQKISFLIDQDHWYVFTLTTPTASYDKYQSIFESSLNTLKFTSPPPTPTQKSSKPLSDPMEDTTAWLPFAGPGDVCTNALDTINVKSGSSSIKITCQFNNIERPDWGGIGRDLKQFDLTNQNGIGFWSYNPMVKTGHLRVYLFESLEPSIGYWAVARELDKAGWEYSNIPFSKFQPMTWEKQDLNGKMDLDKLMWMSIGIEDDYSYSSQQDIGTGDYVVLIDDVKSEATVPVVTTTQKSGIEPVYIISVVSVALVYFGAMMQKKRK
- a CDS encoding toll/interleukin-1 receptor domain-containing protein, which codes for MKFLLLAFPQTVILILTIKIKGFVLYPKDEPAIQNKATFSPDKGVKPLSSTGHHDVFISHAQADKPVADAVCARLEAANIRCWIAPRDVPPGKDFPEAIIEGIEGSRVMVLIFSSHSNNSKHVIRELTSAVNKGLVIVPFRIEDIIPSKSMEYLINIPHWLDALTPPLEQHLETLTDRIVHILQDIPLPEK